In one window of Kitasatospora sp. MMS16-BH015 DNA:
- a CDS encoding roadblock/LC7 domain-containing protein — MRRALKQRVGRRQLVTLEAELMAELRALRHRVPHLAGGLVASVDGMLLAHDSHDTEPGSLATLTAASLSLAQRLADATGQGEFRESLVRGEHGYVATYAAGTVCALTLLSFPDVNVGRLHLEGRRSAARIGQLLDRSLNPNAREPAPSRESPDSPAVE; from the coding sequence ATGAGGCGGGCGCTCAAGCAGCGCGTCGGACGCAGGCAACTGGTCACCCTGGAAGCCGAGTTGATGGCCGAGCTGCGCGCCCTGCGGCACCGGGTGCCGCACCTGGCCGGGGGCCTGGTCGCCAGCGTGGACGGCATGCTGCTCGCCCACGACTCCCATGACACCGAGCCCGGCAGCCTCGCCACCCTGACCGCCGCCTCCCTCTCGTTGGCCCAGCGGTTGGCGGACGCCACCGGCCAGGGCGAGTTCCGCGAGTCGCTGGTCCGGGGCGAGCACGGCTACGTCGCCACCTACGCGGCCGGCACCGTCTGCGCGCTCACCCTGCTCTCCTTCCCGGACGTGAACGTGGGCCGCCTCCACCTGGAGGGCCGACGCTCCGCCGCCCGGATCGGGCAGCTGCTCGACCGCTCCCTCAACCCCAACGCCCGCGAGCCCGCGCCCTCCCGCGAGAGCCCCGACTCCCCCGCCGTCGAATGA
- a CDS encoding MHYT domain-containing protein: protein MGTLNHFSFGLITPAISYLMACVGAALGLRCTLRALAATGASRRNWLFTAAAAIGSGIWTMHFIAMFGFTVDGTEVRYDVPITLLSLVMAIAVVGVGVFLVGYGRNRNRALLLGGLATGIGVAAMHYTGMAAVRLHGEVHYEVGAVVLSVLIAVAAATAALWAAVTIRNVWAAGAAALLMGVAVSSMHYTGMAAVQVHMHPGRAELGGATPMQFVFPLAVALGSFLFLASAFVALSPTAQENAAYRQAGELTVEEFDRAA from the coding sequence ATGGGAACCCTGAACCACTTCAGCTTCGGCCTGATCACGCCCGCGATCTCGTACCTGATGGCCTGCGTCGGCGCCGCGCTCGGCCTGCGCTGCACCCTGCGGGCGCTCGCCGCGACCGGCGCCTCGCGCCGCAACTGGCTGTTCACGGCGGCGGCCGCGATCGGCTCCGGCATCTGGACGATGCACTTCATCGCGATGTTCGGCTTCACGGTGGACGGCACCGAGGTGCGCTACGACGTGCCGATCACCCTGCTCAGCCTGGTGATGGCGATCGCCGTGGTCGGGGTCGGGGTGTTCCTGGTCGGCTACGGGCGCAACCGCAACCGGGCGCTGCTGCTCGGCGGGCTGGCCACCGGGATCGGGGTGGCCGCGATGCACTACACCGGGATGGCGGCCGTCCGGCTGCACGGTGAAGTCCACTACGAGGTGGGCGCGGTGGTGCTCTCGGTGCTGATCGCGGTGGCCGCCGCCACCGCCGCGCTCTGGGCCGCCGTGACCATCCGCAACGTCTGGGCGGCGGGCGCCGCCGCACTGCTGATGGGCGTCGCGGTGAGCAGCATGCACTACACCGGGATGGCCGCCGTTCAGGTGCACATGCACCCCGGCCGGGCCGAGCTCGGCGGCGCGACCCCGATGCAGTTCGTCTTCCCGCTCGCCGTGGCGCTCGGCTCCTTCCTCTTCCTGGCCTCCGCCTTCGTCGCACTCTCGCCCACCGCGCAGGAGAACGCCGCCTACCGCCAGGCGGGCGAGCTCACGGTCGAGGAATTCGACCGCGCGGCCTGA
- a CDS encoding nitrate- and nitrite sensing domain-containing protein, whose amino-acid sequence MRVRRGTSRSAPTAAPSAGRGPVRPGGTGQRRGAHAGPPARESVAELTGEVNQAAGQTGWQRLRPRTVRARIIALLMVPVVSVLALWAFATVTTAQDVWSLIHLQDTDRTVLAPVRATLAGLQEERTAAGQLLAGSGAGRESALREAGTATDRAFAPLALADRYNRADAEGLGPETAARVDALGTAVAALPALRARLLARTVGWDEAYAAYAAATDRAFEVLGSTTQLQDHRAASDARVLLELSRSHEQLAREDALLRAGQAVGSLTTPQLRSFADAVAARRLFEQTAAPDLRPADRTALAVLTTGTDHRDLTRAEDAVAGANDGGAAVAAIGPDQWQTAADAVGRGLTSVEDQAGSAAVQRVRPYALGLFTPAGTAVLLGLIAVLASLLISVQIGRGLVTELIALRNSALELALRKLPSTIRRLRAGEEIDVAAEAPLRGYGEDEIGQVHGALDTVQRAAVTAAVERAEVLSGVSGVFVNLARRSQVLVHRQLTLLDAMERRTEDPAELEDLFRLDHLTTRMRRHAEGLIILSGAVPGRAWRRPVPLMDVVRAAVAEVEEYARVEVHRLPFAAVAGPAVADLTHLVAELVENATGFSPPHTKVHIRGEQVGNGYALEIEDRGLGMGPEALSDANRRIGATDQVDLFDSDRLGLFVVSRLARRHEVKVALRPSAYGGTTAVVLLPTTLLDGSETEPPAAPRSLPAAAPQPAPPVPQLAPPAPEPAPASEPASAPASAADTPDVPEAATPPSPSPAQPPATVNPFGMRDGSPGVLRPTPFGGPRTPARPDLVPQALVPGPTAGASGPAEGELPRRVRQASLAPQLREAPLLGGSGTDQGRRDPDQARAAMSAYQQGWARGKGRRAGQSDSEEGKNR is encoded by the coding sequence ATGCGAGTACGCCGCGGTACCTCCCGCAGCGCACCGACGGCGGCACCGAGCGCCGGACGCGGCCCCGTCCGCCCCGGCGGCACCGGGCAGCGGCGGGGCGCGCACGCCGGGCCGCCGGCCCGGGAGAGCGTGGCCGAGCTGACCGGCGAGGTCAACCAGGCTGCCGGGCAAACCGGTTGGCAGCGGTTGCGGCCCCGGACGGTGCGGGCCAGGATCATCGCGCTGCTGATGGTGCCGGTGGTCTCGGTGCTCGCGCTCTGGGCCTTCGCCACCGTCACCACCGCGCAGGACGTGTGGAGCCTGATCCACCTCCAGGACACCGACCGCACCGTGCTCGCCCCGGTCCGGGCCACCCTGGCCGGCCTCCAGGAGGAACGGACTGCTGCCGGGCAGCTGTTGGCCGGCTCCGGCGCGGGCCGGGAGAGCGCGCTGCGCGAGGCGGGCACCGCCACCGACCGGGCGTTCGCCCCGCTCGCGCTGGCCGACCGGTACAACCGGGCCGACGCCGAGGGGTTGGGCCCGGAGACCGCCGCCCGGGTGGACGCGCTGGGCACCGCAGTCGCGGCGCTGCCCGCGCTGCGGGCCCGGCTGCTGGCCCGGACCGTCGGCTGGGACGAGGCGTACGCCGCGTACGCGGCCGCCACCGATCGGGCCTTCGAAGTGCTCGGCTCCACCACGCAGTTGCAGGACCACCGGGCCGCCTCGGACGCCCGGGTGCTGCTCGAACTCTCCCGCTCGCACGAGCAACTGGCCCGGGAGGACGCCCTGCTGCGGGCCGGGCAGGCGGTCGGCTCACTCACCACGCCCCAACTGCGCTCCTTCGCCGATGCGGTGGCCGCCCGGCGGCTGTTCGAGCAGACCGCCGCTCCCGATCTGCGGCCGGCCGACCGCACCGCGCTGGCCGTGCTCACCACCGGCACCGACCACCGTGACCTGACCCGGGCCGAGGACGCCGTGGCCGGCGCGAACGACGGCGGCGCGGCGGTGGCCGCCATCGGCCCGGACCAGTGGCAGACCGCCGCCGACGCGGTCGGCCGGGGCCTGACCTCGGTGGAGGACCAGGCGGGCAGCGCCGCCGTCCAGCGGGTGCGGCCGTACGCCCTGGGCCTGTTCACCCCGGCGGGCACCGCCGTGCTGCTGGGGCTGATCGCGGTGCTCGCCTCGCTGCTGATCTCGGTGCAGATCGGCCGCGGGCTGGTCACCGAGCTGATCGCCCTGCGCAACAGCGCACTCGAGCTCGCGCTGCGCAAACTCCCCTCCACCATCCGGCGGTTGCGCGCGGGCGAGGAGATCGACGTGGCGGCGGAGGCGCCGTTGCGCGGCTACGGCGAGGACGAGATCGGGCAGGTGCACGGCGCGCTGGACACCGTGCAGCGGGCCGCCGTCACCGCCGCCGTGGAGCGGGCCGAGGTGCTCTCCGGGGTCTCCGGGGTGTTCGTCAACCTGGCCCGGCGCAGCCAGGTGCTGGTGCACCGCCAACTCACCCTGCTGGACGCGATGGAGCGGCGCACCGAGGACCCGGCCGAGCTGGAGGACCTGTTCCGGCTGGACCACCTGACCACCCGGATGCGGCGGCACGCGGAGGGCCTGATCATCCTCTCCGGCGCGGTGCCCGGCCGGGCCTGGCGGCGGCCGGTGCCGCTGATGGACGTGGTGCGGGCGGCCGTGGCCGAGGTGGAGGAGTACGCCCGGGTCGAGGTGCACCGGCTGCCGTTCGCGGCGGTGGCCGGCCCGGCGGTGGCCGACCTCACCCACCTGGTGGCCGAACTGGTCGAGAACGCCACGGGGTTCTCGCCCCCGCACACCAAGGTGCACATCCGGGGCGAGCAGGTGGGCAACGGCTACGCGCTGGAGATCGAGGACCGCGGGCTCGGCATGGGCCCCGAGGCGCTCTCCGACGCCAACCGCCGGATCGGCGCCACTGACCAGGTGGACCTCTTCGACAGCGACCGGCTCGGCCTCTTCGTGGTCAGCCGGCTGGCCCGCCGCCACGAGGTCAAGGTGGCCCTGCGGCCCTCCGCGTACGGCGGCACCACCGCCGTGGTCCTGCTGCCGACCACCCTGCTGGACGGCAGCGAGACGGAGCCGCCCGCCGCCCCCCGCTCCCTGCCGGCGGCCGCGCCGCAGCCCGCACCGCCGGTGCCACAGCTCGCCCCTCCGGCGCCCGAGCCCGCACCGGCGTCCGAGCCCGCGTCCGCACCGGCGTCCGCGGCCGACACTCCCGATGTGCCCGAGGCGGCCACCCCGCCGTCACCGTCACCGGCCCAACCACCCGCCACGGTGAACCCGTTCGGGATGCGGGACGGCAGCCCCGGGGTGCTCCGGCCGACTCCGTTCGGCGGGCCGCGGACTCCGGCCCGGCCGGATCTGGTGCCGCAGGCCTTGGTGCCAGGGCCAACGGCCGGTGCGAGCGGGCCCGCCGAGGGTGAACTGCCGCGCCGGGTACGGCAGGCGAGTCTGGCGCCGCAGCTGCGGGAGGCACCGCTGCTCGGCGGGAGTGGCACCGACCAGGGCCGACGGGATCCGGATCAGGCGCGGGCGGCGATGTCCGCGTATCAGCAGGGTTGGGCGCGCGGCAAGGGCCGCCGCGCCGGGCAGAGCGACTCCGAGGAGGGCAAGAACCGATGA
- a CDS encoding roadblock/LC7 domain-containing protein has protein sequence MIGTTHHAGELNWLLDELVSRVAQVRFAVMLSADGLAMGTSAGIGREDGEHLAAVASGFHSLAKGAGRHFDAGEVRQTMVELEHGFLFVAAAGEGTCLAVFAGADADLGLIAYEMARLVRRVGEHLHTAPRQADDLLAPRRDGHPAPGGADGLRTAPRGAVGG, from the coding sequence ATGATCGGTACCACGCACCACGCAGGTGAGCTCAACTGGCTGCTGGACGAACTCGTTTCACGGGTGGCCCAGGTCAGGTTCGCGGTGATGCTCTCGGCCGACGGCCTGGCGATGGGCACCTCGGCCGGGATCGGCCGGGAGGACGGCGAACACCTGGCGGCCGTGGCCTCCGGCTTCCACAGCCTGGCCAAGGGCGCCGGGCGGCACTTCGACGCCGGTGAAGTCCGCCAGACCATGGTGGAGTTGGAGCACGGATTCCTGTTCGTGGCGGCGGCCGGCGAGGGCACCTGCCTGGCGGTCTTCGCGGGGGCGGACGCCGATCTCGGGTTGATCGCCTACGAGATGGCCCGGTTGGTCCGCCGGGTCGGCGAGCACCTGCACACCGCGCCGCGCCAGGCGGACGACCTCCTCGCGCCGCGCCGGGACGGCCACCCCGCACCGGGCGGGGCGGACGGCCTGCGGACCGCGCCGCGCGGCGCGGTCGGGGGGTGA
- a CDS encoding DUF742 domain-containing protein: MPYPPRHYLPGSDFGYPPPPEQPTRWYDDAAGPLVRPYAMTKGRTRPAGQEFDLIALVVSDFADGSEPGVGPEQGLILDLCRNNALSVAEIAAETDLPLGVVRVLLGDLLAAEHIRVSRPVPPAQLPDEHILREVINGLRAL; the protein is encoded by the coding sequence GTGCCGTACCCGCCGCGCCACTACCTGCCGGGCTCCGACTTCGGCTACCCGCCGCCGCCCGAGCAGCCCACCCGCTGGTACGACGACGCCGCCGGGCCGCTGGTCCGCCCCTACGCGATGACCAAGGGCCGGACCAGGCCCGCCGGGCAGGAGTTCGACCTGATCGCGCTGGTGGTGAGCGACTTCGCGGATGGCAGCGAGCCGGGGGTGGGCCCGGAGCAGGGCCTGATCCTGGACCTGTGCCGCAACAACGCGCTCTCGGTGGCCGAGATCGCCGCCGAGACCGACCTACCGCTGGGCGTGGTGCGGGTGCTGCTCGGCGATCTGCTGGCCGCCGAGCACATCCGGGTCTCCCGCCCGGTGCCGCCCGCCCAGCTGCCCGACGAACACATCCTCCGTGAGGTGATCAATGGTCTCCGTGCGCTCTGA
- a CDS encoding ATP/GTP-binding protein — MVSVRSEAPADTPVLALKILVAGGFGVGKTTLVGSVSEIRPLRTEEQLSAAGQSVDDLDGVEQKTTTTVAMDFGRITIRDGLSVYLFGTPGQDRFWFLWDELAQGALGAVVLADTRRLTDCFPAVDFFEHRGIPFVVAVNHFPGSKEYRPQEVSAALDLDPQTPVVVCDARSRASGKDVLVTLVEHAGRVHSARLLAEVS, encoded by the coding sequence ATGGTCTCCGTGCGCTCTGAGGCGCCCGCCGACACCCCCGTGCTCGCCCTGAAGATCCTGGTGGCCGGCGGCTTCGGAGTCGGCAAGACCACCCTGGTCGGCTCGGTCAGCGAGATCCGGCCGCTGCGGACGGAGGAGCAACTCTCCGCCGCCGGACAGTCGGTGGACGATCTGGACGGGGTCGAACAGAAGACCACCACCACGGTGGCGATGGACTTCGGTCGGATCACCATCCGGGACGGGCTCTCGGTCTACCTGTTCGGGACACCGGGCCAGGACCGGTTCTGGTTCCTCTGGGACGAGTTGGCCCAGGGCGCGCTGGGCGCGGTGGTGCTGGCCGACACCCGGCGGCTGACCGACTGCTTCCCCGCCGTGGACTTCTTCGAGCACCGGGGGATCCCGTTCGTGGTCGCCGTGAACCACTTCCCCGGCTCGAAGGAGTACCGGCCCCAGGAGGTGTCCGCCGCGCTGGACCTCGACCCGCAGACTCCGGTGGTGGTCTGCGACGCCCGCAGCCGGGCCTCGGGCAAGGACGTGCTGGTCACGCTGGTCGAACATGCCGGCCGGGTGCACTCCGCGCGGCTGTTGGCGGAGGTCTCGTAG
- a CDS encoding ABC transporter substrate-binding protein — protein MTVRGRAAEPSRRGGRRRAVKGAALLLPALLALTACDGASAGAAGGGADTKDASGDVVVMTWAPAGTGSDDRPGVTALAAAIGTEVNGKGGLYGRKLRVLTCNEHGTADGAAACAHQAVDAKAVAVVGAYSQYGDTFMPLLEAAGIPYLGGYGLSAPEFSSPYSYPVGGGTPSLIAGSGRQLVAAGCRSVAVLRPDSGAGDTLTRYLSAALAPDGVALTDIKVGEKNADYADAVHRAVNGDRSGNCVTDALGPEQTLKVLDAWRKAAPHHTQFASVIGSIQQSVVDATGGANGPLDGAFATGWYPPESSPVWDGLRSTAGPDKTITTADLAVQTTWVAYQVLLQAADRLSSAGTPFTTRTLRAELDGDDTLADGGVTPPLTWGLTDLLPSAETPRLTDTWVTFQQVKDGKLTQQQSGFVDVRWALTGGKPS, from the coding sequence ATGACCGTTAGGGGTAGGGCGGCGGAGCCGTCGAGACGGGGCGGGCGGCGGCGCGCGGTCAAGGGGGCCGCGCTGCTGCTGCCCGCGCTGCTGGCGCTCACCGCCTGCGACGGCGCCTCGGCCGGGGCGGCCGGCGGCGGTGCGGACACGAAGGACGCCTCGGGTGACGTGGTCGTGATGACCTGGGCCCCGGCCGGGACGGGCAGCGACGACCGGCCCGGCGTCACCGCGCTCGCCGCCGCGATCGGCACCGAGGTGAACGGCAAGGGCGGCCTGTACGGCCGCAAGCTGCGGGTGCTCACCTGCAACGAGCACGGCACCGCGGACGGTGCGGCCGCCTGCGCCCACCAGGCCGTGGACGCCAAGGCGGTGGCCGTGGTCGGCGCCTACAGCCAGTACGGCGACACCTTCATGCCGCTGCTCGAGGCCGCCGGCATCCCCTACCTGGGCGGATACGGCCTCTCCGCACCGGAGTTCAGCAGCCCGTACTCCTACCCGGTCGGCGGCGGCACCCCCAGCCTGATCGCGGGCAGCGGGCGCCAGCTGGTCGCGGCCGGCTGCCGGAGCGTGGCGGTGCTGCGACCGGACAGCGGCGCGGGCGACACCCTGACCCGCTACCTCTCGGCCGCGCTCGCCCCCGACGGCGTGGCGCTCACCGACATCAAGGTGGGTGAGAAGAACGCCGACTACGCCGACGCCGTGCACCGCGCCGTCAACGGCGACAGGTCGGGCAACTGCGTGACCGACGCGCTCGGCCCGGAGCAGACCCTCAAGGTGCTCGACGCCTGGCGCAAGGCCGCCCCGCACCACACCCAGTTCGCCTCGGTGATCGGCTCGATCCAGCAGTCCGTGGTGGACGCGACCGGCGGCGCCAACGGCCCGCTGGACGGAGCCTTCGCCACCGGCTGGTACCCGCCGGAGAGCTCCCCGGTCTGGGACGGCCTGCGCTCCACGGCCGGCCCCGACAAGACGATCACCACCGCCGACCTGGCCGTGCAGACCACCTGGGTGGCCTACCAGGTGCTGCTGCAGGCCGCCGACCGGCTGAGCTCGGCGGGCACCCCGTTCACCACCCGCACCCTGCGGGCCGAGCTGGACGGCGACGACACGCTCGCCGACGGCGGGGTGACGCCGCCGCTCACCTGGGGCCTCACCGACCTGCTGCCCAGCGCCGAGACGCCCCGGCTCACCGACACCTGGGTCACCTTCCAGCAGGTCAAGGACGGCAAGCTGACGCAGCAGCAGAGCGGGTTCGTGGACGTGCGGTGGGCGCTCACCGGGGGCAAGCCCTCCTGA
- a CDS encoding ATP-binding domain-containing protein, with protein sequence MVRTTPSTDRHERELLAENAYVGELYDRLEAERELATDRLRAIHRQSEGGTLQSRLERDTLEIHHTRRLAELHAAEYGLCFGRIDRTDGARQYIGRIALADEDHEPLLTDWRAPAAEPFYRATPAAPGPVAARRHLRCKGRTVVDFDDDAFDLDHRSGAALSGEGALLASLTAARTGRMGDIVSTIQAEQDRVIRSELGGVLVVQGGPGTGKTVVALHRAAYLLYTHRDRLAKRGVLVIGPNTTFLRYIDQVLPSLGESEVVLSSIGTLYPGHTAAGADTPEAAAVKGGARMAGVLAAALAGLCRLPDDHWTVTLGRGSAHREEMAVSRALGERAQAAARRTNEPHLRARPALVERLTSELALRIARDRAEELDLDAVADLADELVEDPEVQRVAELLWPRLTPEQLLTALYTSPELLAEAAPELAPAERAALLRADNLAWTEADIPLLDEAAELLGTPSTRPRPKQPAFDAEELALAERVLSDFGEGLAEIDAQKLMQQYQGESALRPLAERAAEDWLWAYGHVIVDEAQDLSPMAWRMLARRCPGRSMTIVGDLAQTGTPGGLDSWGEALDAYTAGRWRSVELSVNYRTPAEIMQVAEATLHRLDPALTAPRAVRTGGTHPWSRRLPADNPLPALLAAVTEQLAARTEGRLAVIHPPTYPAELLAALAELPGMTTPDSPTALDSPALLLTPAQSKGLEFDTVLVLDPTAITTAHPRGHNDLYVALTRATKHLGVLHTEDLPPTLTTLTPR encoded by the coding sequence TTGGTCCGCACCACCCCGTCCACCGATCGGCACGAGCGCGAACTGCTCGCCGAGAACGCGTACGTCGGCGAGCTCTACGACCGCCTGGAGGCGGAGCGCGAACTGGCCACCGACCGGCTGCGCGCGATCCACCGGCAGAGCGAGGGCGGCACCCTCCAGTCCCGGCTCGAGCGCGACACCCTGGAGATCCACCACACCCGCCGGCTGGCCGAGCTGCACGCCGCCGAGTACGGGCTCTGCTTCGGCCGGATCGACCGCACCGACGGCGCGCGGCAGTACATCGGGCGCATCGCGCTCGCCGACGAGGACCACGAGCCGCTGCTCACCGACTGGCGGGCCCCGGCCGCCGAGCCGTTCTACCGGGCCACCCCGGCGGCCCCCGGCCCGGTGGCCGCCCGCCGCCACCTGCGCTGCAAGGGCCGCACGGTGGTCGACTTCGACGACGACGCCTTCGACCTCGACCACCGCAGCGGCGCCGCGCTGAGCGGCGAGGGCGCCCTGCTCGCCTCGCTGACGGCGGCCCGCACCGGCCGGATGGGCGACATCGTCTCCACCATCCAGGCCGAGCAGGACCGGGTGATCCGGTCCGAACTCGGCGGCGTGCTGGTCGTCCAGGGCGGCCCGGGCACCGGGAAGACGGTGGTCGCGCTGCACCGCGCCGCGTACCTGCTCTACACCCACCGCGACCGGCTGGCCAAGCGCGGGGTCCTGGTGATCGGGCCGAACACCACCTTCCTGCGCTACATCGACCAGGTGCTGCCCTCGCTCGGCGAGAGCGAGGTGGTGCTGAGCAGCATCGGCACCCTCTACCCCGGCCACACCGCCGCCGGCGCCGACACCCCCGAGGCCGCGGCCGTCAAGGGCGGCGCCCGGATGGCCGGGGTGCTCGCCGCCGCCCTCGCCGGGCTCTGCCGACTCCCCGACGACCACTGGACGGTCACCCTCGGCCGGGGCTCCGCCCACCGCGAGGAGATGGCCGTGTCCCGGGCGCTCGGCGAGCGGGCCCAGGCCGCCGCCCGCCGTACCAACGAGCCGCACCTGCGGGCCCGGCCCGCCCTGGTCGAGCGGCTCACCTCCGAGCTCGCCCTGCGGATCGCCCGCGACCGGGCCGAGGAGCTCGACCTGGACGCGGTCGCCGACCTGGCCGACGAGCTGGTCGAGGACCCCGAAGTCCAGCGCGTGGCCGAGCTGTTGTGGCCCCGCCTCACCCCGGAGCAGCTGCTCACCGCCCTCTACACCTCCCCCGAACTGCTCGCCGAGGCCGCCCCCGAGCTCGCCCCCGCCGAGCGCGCGGCCCTGCTGCGGGCCGACAACCTGGCCTGGACGGAGGCGGACATCCCGCTGCTCGACGAGGCGGCCGAGCTGCTCGGCACCCCGTCCACCCGCCCGCGGCCGAAGCAACCGGCCTTCGACGCCGAGGAGTTGGCGCTGGCCGAGCGGGTGCTCTCGGACTTCGGCGAGGGACTGGCGGAGATCGACGCGCAGAAGCTGATGCAGCAGTACCAGGGCGAGTCCGCGCTCCGGCCGCTGGCCGAACGGGCGGCCGAGGACTGGCTCTGGGCCTACGGACACGTCATCGTGGACGAGGCCCAGGACCTCTCGCCGATGGCCTGGCGGATGCTGGCCCGCCGCTGCCCGGGCCGCTCGATGACCATCGTGGGCGACCTGGCCCAGACCGGCACCCCGGGCGGGCTCGACTCCTGGGGCGAGGCGCTGGACGCCTACACCGCCGGCCGCTGGCGCTCGGTCGAGCTCTCCGTCAACTACCGCACCCCGGCCGAGATCATGCAGGTCGCCGAGGCCACCCTGCACCGGCTCGACCCCGCCCTCACCGCCCCGCGTGCGGTCCGCACCGGCGGCACCCACCCGTGGAGCCGCCGCCTGCCCGCCGACAACCCGCTGCCCGCCCTGCTCGCCGCCGTCACCGAGCAGCTCGCCGCCCGCACCGAGGGCCGCCTGGCCGTCATCCACCCCCCGACCTACCCCGCCGAACTCCTCGCCGCCCTGGCCGAGTTGCCCGGCATGACCACCCCCGACTCCCCCACCGCCCTCGACTCCCCCGCCCTCCTGCTCACCCCGGCCCAGTCCAAGGGCCTCGAATTCGACACCGTCCTCGTCCTCGACCCCACCGCCATCACCACCGCCCACCCCCGCGGCCACAACGACCTCTACGTCGCCCTCACCCGCGCCACCAAACACCTCGGCGTCCTGCACACCGAGGACCTCCCGCCCACCCTCACCACCCTCACCCCTCGCTGA
- a CDS encoding class I SAM-dependent methyltransferase: protein MTYQNPRPGYRDDPAGVRAFFAARAATWNERFPEDGPRFAAAIAELGLRPGQFVLDAGCGTGRALPLLRAAVGPTGRVLGVDLTPEMLQEAAAQADFAELAAADVLRLPLAEATVDAVFGSGLVSHLTDPVAGFRELARVTRPGGLLALFYPIGRAALAAKHGRTLTPEDVRTEPNLRAALATAGWELTGYDDQADRFLAVARRMSSRRVSSHPPAL from the coding sequence ATGACCTACCAGAATCCTCGCCCGGGCTACCGGGACGACCCGGCCGGCGTCCGCGCCTTCTTCGCCGCCCGCGCGGCCACCTGGAACGAGCGCTTCCCCGAGGACGGCCCGCGCTTCGCCGCCGCCATCGCCGAACTCGGTCTCCGGCCGGGCCAGTTCGTGCTGGACGCGGGCTGCGGCACCGGCCGCGCCCTGCCGCTGCTCCGGGCGGCCGTCGGGCCGACGGGTCGGGTGCTCGGGGTGGACCTGACCCCCGAGATGCTCCAGGAGGCCGCCGCGCAGGCCGATTTCGCCGAGCTGGCCGCCGCCGACGTGCTCCGGCTGCCGCTGGCGGAGGCCACCGTGGACGCCGTCTTCGGCTCGGGCCTGGTCTCCCACCTCACCGACCCGGTGGCCGGCTTCCGCGAACTGGCCCGCGTCACCCGCCCCGGCGGGCTGCTGGCCCTCTTCTACCCGATCGGCCGCGCGGCGCTGGCCGCCAAGCACGGCCGCACCCTCACCCCGGAGGACGTACGCACCGAACCGAATCTCCGAGCCGCCCTGGCCACCGCGGGATGGGAACTCACCGGTTACGACGACCAGGCGGATCGCTTCCTCGCCGTGGCCCGCAGGATGTCCTCGCGCAGGGTGTCATCACACCCTCCCGCACTATAA